The sequence aattctacaAAGAAACTAAATACTCTAATAAggttaaaaaaacacttttattttaaacattcattgaattatatgattttgtcctgatatttatattaattttaattaaaacactCATTTTTGTCGGGATTAACATTTGCAAATTATAATCTGATCACCCTAGCATGctatgaaaaaaaatggtatCAATATGCAGCAAACATTGACTGATAGGATCAAGTTGAGTCATAGCTGCAGGTATAAATATGCAGCAAACATTGAACACAAATCAATACCATAGAATTTGGAAGACAAAGTTTACCCAAGAGCCAACTTAGGCACCTTTTTGTATGTATTAGGAAGTTATGGCAGGAGACATGGGGTGGGGTGTGATAGAAGAGGAGGGATGGAGGAAGGGACCTTGGACTTCTGAGGAGGACAGATTGCTCATTCTGTATGTCAAGTTCCATGGTAAGGGCAGATGGAACTCTGCTGCTAGGCTTGCAGGTCCCTACCAAACTTTATACACTATATATGTCTTGCTCCTTAATTCCTAACATAGTTTACACCTAAGTCTAATATCAATTGACTTTCACAATACAAGTGACACAACAATTAAATTGCTTCCAACTTCAACTCAGTAAATTGACTACCCTTTACcataagtttttcttttggcCTTTTGGGatcatgttttttattattcttaactCTTGACTCTTGAGTATCATTCTTCATAATTgtttttatcatctttttttttgtccAAATGATTGATCATTTATTATTCTCTTAACAGGACTAAAAAGAAATGGGAAGAGCTGCAGATTGAGATGGGTGAATTACCTGAGGCCAGACCTCGAGAAGGGTCAAATAACACCACAAGAAGAAAGCATAATTCTAGAGCTGCATGCTAGGTGGGGAAAcaggtaaaaaaaatgaattccaaatctctttgaacttgcatgtttttataataaatctGCGAagctaaatcaaaattaatcacTTCAGGTGGTCAACAATTGCAAGAAGCTTGCCAGGAAGAACTGACAATGAGATAAAGAATTATTGGAGGACtcacttcaagaaaaagataagggcTCACTTCAGCTAAAGATATGAAGAAGACTCCAGAATACAAGTGGACTATGATGTAGTTATTTCTGGTAATAAGTAGACAACTATCATTGCCTTGTGTACCCCTATAAACTGTCTACATTATATAGAATCATGATATAGAGTTTGGGACATCTAGTCTCCCCTGCCAATTAATCCAATCCTATGATTAGGAAAcatgacaaaattaattaaaatctattCATCTAACCTACTCTAAATTGAGATGCAAAATTGTACTATAAAGGGCTAAATTTCAGGTATCTTCACAATTCATCCATAAAAATTGAGTATTTCAGTCCACTTGAACAAAATTTCAGAACATTCATCGATCCATAAAAGATCTGATTAAAGGTCTATGCCAGCACAGAACAAACAGAAGAGGTTGTGGAACTCTGAAATTCTGGAAATGAATTGCTTAGAAAGAATCAATTATGAAAGGAAATAAGGAATGTAAATATTGTAGAGGGTGCTATAGTGGAATGCGttaaatttattcttattttttttcctgttttttCCCATTTCATAATAGCAAGTTAATTTATTAACAGCAACAGTGAAGCCTAATCCAAAAAATCTACATGAAGGCAAACCATACAGAATTTACAGACACAACAAAGAACATATATTAAAGGCATATGAttcaaatgaaaaggaaaatatgACACTATATCATGAATCACTGAAGagaaacatctcaaaataaggGGAAAATACAAGACAAGACTGGCCACATTTGTACTCATTCCAATCTTacaacatttatttaatatacaaACTTCATTTGCTCTGCTAAAATTAGCAAATATGTTTTGGGAATTACCTTAGTATGAGCTGGTCCCATTCCTTAAACCCAGCATTGATCAAATTATCAACAGTGACACTCCTGTGCCTTTCACTCCGTCCTGTCAGTAGAATAACCTTGAATCCCAGATTCAAAACATCTTCATAGAGCTTTAAACTGGGTTCAATGGCTGGAGCTACACCCTTCTCCACCCAATTGTTAAACTTCTCACGGTCAAAGACCTGAAGCCTACAAGCAAATGCAAACAAAGGTTCATgttaggaagaaagaaaaataagtcaAGTTAGCATGATAGATACAGAAGAATACTATCTAGAGTCATTCATTCCTAGAGGAATATTCACAGGCAGGAATAAGAAAACATCAAAACCTGATTAACCCCTCCAAATGTTCACACTACAGAACTTTTGGCCTAAAAGCTATTTTGGTGTAAAAGTAAACTCCAATTCAAGCTCCAACATTATCCAAACAAAACTAGGGGCAATTAAGCATGAATTTGGGGttatttaactctttttttttttaaaccaaagAGTACAAAACAAAGTTCTTAAATCCCACAAAAGCATAAAATTCCCAACTCCAAATAGGATTACAGTATCTTCAATCTCTCTTGATtgttaaacaa comes from Glycine soja cultivar W05 chromosome 20, ASM419377v2, whole genome shotgun sequence and encodes:
- the LOC114401913 gene encoding myb-related protein 305-like, whose translation is MGWGVIEEEGWRKGPWTSEEDRLLILYVKFHGKGRWNSAARLAGLKRNGKSCRLRWVNYLRPDLEKGQITPQEESIILELHARWGNRWSTIARSLPGRTDNEIKNYWRTHFKKKIRAHFS